From Zonotrichia albicollis isolate bZonAlb1 unplaced genomic scaffold, bZonAlb1.hap1 Scaffold_257, whole genome shotgun sequence, the proteins below share one genomic window:
- the LOC141727917 gene encoding olfactory receptor 14J1-like — MSNSSSIRHFLLLALADTRQLQLLHFCLLLGISLAALLGNGLIISAVACDHHLHTPMFFFLLNLALSDLGCIGTTVPKAMRNSLWDTRDISYTGCAAQFFLFYFFISMEFSLLTIMCYDRYVSICKPLHYGTLLGSRACAHMAAAAWASAFLNALLHTANTFSLPLCHGNALGQFFCEIPQILKLSCSKSYLRELGLIALSSCLALGCFVFIVFSYVQIFRAVLRIPSEQGRHKAFSTCLPHLAVVSLFISTSFFTYLKPPSMSSPSLDLALSVLYSVVPPALNPLIYSLRNQELKAAVRRLMTGCFQEH; from the coding sequence atgtccaacagcagctccatcaggcacttcctcctgctggcattggcagacacgcggcagctgcagctcctgcacttctgcctcttgctgggcatctccctggctgccctcctgggcaacggcctcatcatcagcgctgTAGCCTGTgaccaccacctgcacacgcccatgttcttcttcctgctcaacctggccctcagcgacctgggctgcatcggcaccactgtccccaaagccatgcgcaattccctctgggacaccagggacatctcctacactggatgtgctgctcagttctttcttttttatttcttcatctcAATGGAGTTTTCCCTCCttaccatcatgtgctacgaccgctacgtgtccatctgcaaacccctgcactacgggaccctcctgggcagcagagcttgtgcccacatggcagcagctgcctgggctaGTGcgtttctcaatgctctgctgcacacggccaatacattttccctgcccctgtgccatggcaatgccctgggccagttcttctgtgaaatcccacagatcctcaaactctcctgctccaaatcctacctcagggaacttgggctcattGCTCTGAGTTCCTGTTTAGCacttggttgttttgtgttcattgttttctcctatgtgcagatcttcagggctgtgctgagaatcccctctgagcagggacggcacaaagccttttccacctgcctccctcacctggctgtggtctctctATTCATCAGCACTTCATTTTTTACCTATCTGAAGCCACCCTcgatgtcctccccatccctagATCTGGCCCtttcagttctgtactcggtggtgcctccagccctgaaccccctcatctacagcctgaggaaccaggagctcaaggctgcagtgaggagactgatgactggatgttttcaggaacattaa